The Aspergillus fumigatus Af293 chromosome 5, whole genome shotgun sequence nucleotide sequence ACTGCTAGAGCTTTATTGTTCGTAAACGAGCCGTGAGTACTGACCTCAAGAATTATCTACAACGACACCTTCTGCCGCGCCAACCCATTTTCAAACATCAACTGCACAACATCCTGTGCGACTCCCCACGATAACTCGAAGCCCCGTCCCCCAGCCCCATAGGCGTGCACAATGAAGCGATCACCTCCCACTCTCTCCGCCTCGATCCTCATCCCACCCTCCCTCGCGGGCCTCCGCCCGACAATATCACGGATGACATCAAACTGACCACCACTCCCCTCAGTAAAGGGGAACCATTTCTCCGCACTGGAGAGAAGCTGCTTCCTCGTCTCAAGCGAGGGTGTTGGATTCCAGTCGTGTGGTTGCTTGGTGCCGCCGATGATCGTTCCGCCGCTCAGAGGCCTAGGAATGCAGAAAGACCATGTGCCGTCTGAGTTTTGGCGGGTGATGGTCACAGAGCAGGGGTTACGGACAAGACACGTTTGCCCTGGTAGCCTTATCAGCAGCTGTATTAGAACTTGAAGAGATAGAGCTCGGCTCATACCTCGAATAATAAAGGATTTAGGATCCCCGAATCCCAGCCCCGAGCAGTTCACAACCGTCCTGACAGGCCCCGTCCCCGTCCCGGACAGCTCAAACGCCTCCATCGGGTCTACGAGCGTATACTCTCTCGTCTGCCCGCCATTAAGGACGAACTTCCGAAGCAGGTACGCGCAGTATACCGGCGAGTTGACCACGTACGTGTGATAGCGCACGCCCCATTGCACTTCGGGAGGTATCTCATCGGCTGTCAGGCGGCGGAAGCCGTCCAGATGCGCGTACGCGTTCTGGATGTTGGCTTCGTGCAGGTACTCCGGTGGCGGGGACTCGAGGTGTTCCTCGCCGTCGAGCATTTGGACGCCTGAGGAGGGATCCTCCGCTGCAAGGTGCTTGAAGTACTGATATGTGCGGCGTGCTTGGCTGTTTTCGCGTGCGGCTTGCGGTGAGGACCCTGGGACGGGGCGGTAGTGTGCGCCGGCCCAGGGGGAAGCATAATTGAGGGAGGTGGTGTTGGGGAAGTCTCTAGCAACGATCAGAATGTTTTGAGAGGGGTGCAGGTGTTGTTGGATGTGGAGGGCTGTGGTGAGGCCGATTACACCCGCGCTGGTATGAGTCAGTGTTATATATTCGGGTTATTTGGAGGTGTGGGCTGGTCCATATCCATGGAAAACGACGTACCCGATGACTACTATGGTTTCTTTATTCATTTTGCGTAGTACACCTTATACTTGGTCCAATGTCAAGTTCCTTTGACTTCATGGACTTTTGGACCGTGGTCTCGCATTGTGAGTTGGAGATAGACAAGCGGATCCCCGCATGTTGGGGTCCCGAACTATTGCCGTTATCAGAAAATGACCTTTGTCTCGATCTCGATCGTGGTTCCGTGGTATGAGTTTATTCAGTTTTCTTGAGTATTATTTCCTTCTGTCAGGGTCTGTCTACAATCCTATGTATAGAAGAGCAGTAGAGGCTAGACCATATTTGTTTTTGAATGTCGAAGCTTCTATATGACAGTTCAACCGTCTCTATGACCCCGCCAAATCTTGTCGCCCTAGTAATGGCTAGAAAGCCGCCATGGATCTGGTCACAATCACATACGGGCAGAGGCTGGGGACCTCATCACACCATCCTGGCTGATATTGATTTTGAAGCT carries:
- a CDS encoding FAD-dependent oxidoreductase, whose protein sequence is MNKETIVVIGAGVIGLTTALHIQQHLHPSQNILIVARDFPNTTSLNYASPWAGAHYRPVPGSSPQAARENSQARRTYQYFKHLAAEDPSSGVQMLDGEEHLESPPPEYLHEANIQNAYAHLDGFRRLTADEIPPEVQWGVRYHTYVVNSPVYCAYLLRKFVLNGGQTREYTLVDPMEAFELSGTGTGPVRTVVNCSGLGFGDPKSFIIRGQTCLVRNPCSVTITRQNSDGTWSFCIPRPLSGGTIIGGTKQPHDWNPTPSLETRKQLLSSAEKWFPFTEGSGGQFDVIRDIVGRRPAREGGMRIEAERVGGDRFIVHAYGAGGRGFELSWGVAQDVVQLMFENGLARQKVSL